From the genome of Nicotiana tabacum cultivar K326 chromosome 17, ASM71507v2, whole genome shotgun sequence:
CTGTGAccaaaaagcaaaggaaaataaGCTATTCtgaggagaaaatggaaaaaagagTAGCTTACTTTTCAGAATTAAGAATTTCATTCCTCAGATCCTGAGCCCGTGATTCTCTTACAGCAATTTTTGTGACACTCCTTGCAACATCCTACATAAAAGATGCCAGTCAAGCTATCTAGACTTTTGAAACAAGGATACCGGCAGGACTGCACCAGTATAGAATTCGAAGTATATACTCCTTTCTAACTTTTGAATGTTCTTTTCTTAACTTCCTATTGTCCTGGCGATGTGGGAAGGATGAGGGAACTGCAGCAATAACCAACTTCCTAAAAGCTTTCAGTAGTCATGCGAGCTAGTTTTACTTGCATGGATCTTCTGTGTAGTTTTTGCATGCTTGTGCATCAAGAAGTTGACAAAATATGGACTTACTAATAATCTATTGACTTACAGCTTGGAGCATCTGGGCTGCATTTATCTAAAGGACGCCAAGACAATAACTCCAAATCATTTATGCTTTTAACTAATAAACTTCACTAGTTAAGCAGTTCTAAAACTGAATGAAACATCACAatatttgtttgtttcttttcCCAAAAGCGTACTCAAGATAACTAAAGCAGGAAGCCACATATATCTCGTAAGACACTCCCCTCTTGATAACCTCAGTTCCACGAAGCTCACTGCAACTGGGACTAGGTGACACTCTCCTAACTTTGCAAGGCTCCCAATTGATACTTATCACACAATGACTACTGAACCGTCTTCTAATACAAGTATAATTGATGAAACTTTTACCTCGGCTCGGTAACGCAAAGACTCCACTGCGTTCTTACTCAGCAACGGGAATGGGGCAATAAACTGTGACACCTTATCATCATTTTCCCCAAGTAAAGATTTAATCTCTTCAAATATTTCTGTCTCTTCAGCAGAAACCTGTAGCAGAATAAAGATATGGTTGCTAAGGTAGAAAACATATAGTTCTCTACTGTATTCCTCATATGAGAATTCGTAGGAAAAGAAGAATAAGTAATGTTAGAGAAAATGTACGAAAATAGATCATTAATTCTACAAACTCATGGCTCCCTCCAATGAAAAGTAAATTCAACGATAGTACAAAATAAGAACTTCGGCTTATTTGTTAATGCCAAGAGCTAAATTATATATAAATCAGCAGTTTAACACTTAAAACTAAACAACATTTAAACACATAATCTATAATCTGATATTGAGAAGTTGTCAACTAGATTATATGCTAGAAATCACAATTGCACATCAATAATCTCAGCAATGCCTTCAAGGTTAGAAATCACAATTGCACATCAATAATCTCAGCAATGCCTTCAAGGTACTCACAAGAGAGACAGATGCTCCAGTATTATATGCTCTTCCAGTACGTCCAATTCGATGTACATAGCCTGCAGCTGTTTGAGGCATCTCAAAATTTATCACCTGTTCAAAATAAGCCATAGAGAGAATGTGGAGTATTAGGTCTATGAAAGAGCAGATACTGGGAGTATATCCTCTATCACTAAATGGCTCAAGgggaaagataaaagaaaaagaacatcAGCTGCCAAAAAGAGGACAAGATTCCACAAAGAACACAACAAACTTACAGTATACACATTTTTGAAGTCTATCCCTCTAACCACGCCAAACTCTGCATCCAATTTATGTTTTCGGTGTTTTTTCGATTTCTTCCGCTCACTGCCATTTTGATCATCGACCTGTTCCTTTCCATCTGATTGACTTTCATCAGTCGCAATCAAGTAATCAAACAGCCCAGCATTGAATTCCTGatataaaagaagaaaattaGATGCAACATTAGACTTCAGAGAGAAGGAGTGAACAATAAAAAAAACATACAAAGGGTGTGCATTTCTTGGCATTTGATACTCATATGACAGACCTCAAGGATGTGTAGACGAGAACTCTGAGGCAGCTCCGCATTTAATACTGCAGACTTGATCCCAAACTGCCAAAAATAAACACCGATGTTAAAAATACTATCAGGAACACCTCAGGCCAGCAGTAAGTATAGCATCTGAAACATAGACCAATAAGTTAATAACATACAAGCAGAAGATTACAGGTCGTAAGATGTAGCCTTATAGGAAATAGTTAAAATAGAGGCCTATTGGGTTTTGTGCAAGCAAAAGCTACACTTTTGCATACCCAGCGCATCCACGACTCCCTAAAACTTTCAACTATGAGTGTATGACTGAGCACAAACTAACGAAAAGAATTCCCCTCTCTGTGGTGCACCATCCACAGACTGGGAGGTATAATAGAACTAACTTCATAATTCCTAAAGAGAGGTGTTTTGGAAAAAtgttaatataataataatagagaagaaaataagtttcaagCAATAAAGAAGTTTTGGTGCTTTCTAAAAGAGGTACAAGAAGATAAAAGTGATATTTTACTTAGTAAAGCATTTATATATTGATCACATGTCCTACGATAATTAGTGGCACCTTGTACATGAATATACCTGCTCAAAGAATAGTTTGAGTCTAAAACTCATGTCAATTGAATTTGTAAATATCAGCACTTTTTTCTGAACCAACTCTAGCTTCAAGAGGGCAAGGATATGGACAAGCTTATCACGAGCAGCACAAGAAATCTGAACAAACAGTAAAAGTTTGTCAGAGACAATAAAGCtataaaagaaaacaacattACAATAACAAAAAACACACAGTTGTTGAGGTGTATTTGTTTTAATGAGATGTCTAGAACACAATAAAGTCCTGTAGACAGTGCCACTGCCTACTGGAAATTAGTGTCAAAATGTGGCACTTATCCACCACAAGTGGCTGAAAAATGTGTGATGATTGAACATGTATGATAATTTACCATTGTAGATGTATCCTAAATCCACGCATTACAACAGAAGCTGCGGCTTCTTAGTCAGTATTACAGAAGCCAAAAGTATGAGGATCACAGTACCGAATTTAAACATATCTATCAGATGATAAATAACAATTAAAGGCACCAAAATTCTTAATGTAAACTGTTGAAGAAAGGACAGATTACGAAATCAGTAAATGGAAAACCTTACAAAAAGAAATGATTTTCTACAAAAGCCAGAGTCTTCTATACATACAGGGATCTCATGTGTGCaccaaaaggaaataagggataAGAGGCTACTCCTCAACGGTACATAATTCATTTGCACCTTCAAAATCTCTCCCATCAAAATTCTTAATGTAAAAATGCTGAACAAAGGACAGAACACTAGGTCAGTTAATAGAACTATTGAAGTCGTATACTTACATAAAATTGCTGAACATTTTTTGGTATAATGTCATCCTTTGTGTCACCGACTTCAGGCAAAGTTAAGATGTAGGGATTGTGTAAAATAAGCTTTTTCAGCTTTTCAACGTCAGAACTGCAAAGTTAACATGATTAAAAAAGTTCATACCGAAACCTTGAGACGGAGGAAAATGGGAAGTGAGATGGTAAAAGTGAAGGAGACAAAAGAAGTCAAGAACTTTGTGATGGATAAAATCAATATATGCAGCATTTAAGGAATGCAAGAATTTGCTTTTAACATATATGATGGAGTAAGGCGAGCATACCTTGAGGTTGCAGACATCAAAAGGCACTGGCAACGTCTTGGTACGTGAGATGTAAGAGCTTTCAGATCATCTTCATATCCGTATGACAAAAGAAGGTCTGCCTGATACAGAAAACATAATTATTAACCTCATGTCATTTCAAACAAATACAGACAATGTGTGGTTACACTTAAAAAGATTTATCGCATTATTACTGTCCAACCTTTACAGtggaatttttgagattttgagcaATGCAACTCATTAAATGCTATCTCATAACAACAGTAAAAAGTCCTTTTGCAACTAGAGGAAGTTCCAAGGAACAAAGTTTATTATGTAAACTAACCCACCTCATCGAGAATGAGAATGGAGAGAGAATCCTGAACAGCTTTTGCTTGAATAATTCCATTCTTCAAGCATGTCTGTATACAAGCAGGAGTAGATACAACAATTTCAGGAGGCCCCGCCAATGTAGTTCTCTGAAACAAAAAGTTCataaatttaccatctccacacCATTTTATCACGTATACATAAAAAGATCAGAAACTAATAGTAATAATCAGCAAATCAATAGTGAGTAAAAGAACCAACCAATTCAGAAACAGACATGGAACTAGTCAATTGGACAAGCCTCAATTGCACTCTACATAATTCAATCAACGAATTGGCCTCTGAACAAACCTGAACCAATAAACACAAATAAAACATACACACAAACTTCAAAAAAAAACcgaaaaatcccaaaataaaagcaGAAAAATATTTCACCTGTTGGCACAGTTCCCTAGTGGGTACAAGAATTAAAGCAGTGGGTGCAAGATTCATGTTTGAAGGTGACTGAGTAGTAAAGAGCTTCTGAAGTAAAGGAAGGAGATAAGCAAAGGTCTTTCCGGAGCCAGTCTTAGCTCGGGCAACCACATCTTTGCCTTCCTAAGAAAAAGAGCTAATGAAATCAGTAAAATTGTGAGAAAATGTTAGCATTATAGGAGTAATAAACTTACGAGGATAAGGGGAATAGCAACACGCTGAATAGGGGTAGGTTTTAGGATAGATTTCTTGGTTAAGGCACGGATAAGACGAGGATCAACTCCTAATTCCTCGAAGCTCTgctcctcttcttcctcctctgCTCTTTCTTCTACTTTGTTCATATTTTCTGATAACTTTGGTGAAGGTGGAAACAGAGGAGAAGGTAAATGGAGGGTTGAGGAATTCGGCTGGCACGATGGTGGAAAGAGGCGAGGGTTTTGGTTGGGTTTTAGCTTTGGGAGTTAACTGGCTGAAGATTCTGAACTTGTTTTTGCGCACACGTCGAATTTTGGTTTGGTCTGAATACATTGAACTCGTTTTTGCAAGGAAAAAGGGAGGAAAGATTTAGGGCTGGGCGATAAAGACCTACTGATGTGGGCTTCTATATCAAAACTGGCTATTTGGGCTTCTAACTAAATTGCAAAAAGATGGAATCATAGTTGGCCGGATACACTATTTACTTTCTCGGACCGATATTTATTTACCGATTAaatataattatacacatattatatatgaattatacatTCATGGGCTATTTTTAGTATAAGCGATTGGGTAGCGGCTATTTAGtttaatttttcaaataaatttcaaTCAACTTTGCAACCAAACCCTACTAGACTAATTCAAAATAAATATTAGTAAAAAGAATAGTTCCTTAAGTTAGTAggtaggtctattttggtccGTGATATATCACCCTAGACATTAACAGTCCTCTAAATATATAAAATTGAATCACTTTTAGTACATGACTAAAGGAATCATAAATGTATAACGGCATAACACAAATCCGTCCATCATGAATTCTAATGAGAAAGATAatgttataaaattaattatttaggaTGTGTTTGGCATGAAGGAAATTGTTTTCTACGGGAAATGTtttcctagaaaatattttcatagAAAATTAGTGATTTTTATCActcatttttccttgtttggttggtgaatggaaaaaaaaattcgaaaaatattttatagtgtttggttagagtgtataaaataattttttatgctactctcttCAACTCACATTCCTCAAAATTCTCATATTTCCGGTACtcctcctcccccccccctctcCTCCTCCCTTCTaggactctattttcttcaagaatttaattattctttttaaaatttacACAAAATCAAAGAAACTAATGAACTACTTTACTTTTTCACACAAGAACAATGTTGAAAATTGAGCTTGATAACTAaaaaaatactacttatttttgTTAAAAAGAAAGTATTCTTTCTGCAACATAAAAAGAaattactcattttgttgaatgaaagaaaatgctATTTGTACATCATGAAAAGACAATACtcagtttgttgaaatgaaagaaaatattttttctacatcataaaaagaaagtactcgttttgttaaaaataaaagaatatattTTGTGTGcgtcaagaaaagaaaaaatttagtttgttgaaatgaaagaaaatattttttctacatcatgaaaagaaagtactcgatttgttgaaatgaaagaaaatattttttctacatcatgaaaaataaagtacttattttgttaaaatattttttctacatcaaaatacttagtttgttgaaatgaaagaaaaaaatacgtttctacatcatgaaaagaaaatactcattttgttggaaaaaatactttttctatttcagaaaaagaaaatacttagtttgtttAAATGACtcgttttgttgaaataaaagaaaatgcctTTTCGACATCATGAAAAAAAAGGTATtcgttttgttgaaatgaaagaaaatatttttttctacatcataaaaaaaatatactcattttattgtaataaaaaaaatactttatttacaaatgaaaagaaaatactcttaaTAATACTTCTATTTAGGGTGGGTAGTGGGCGAGGTTGGGGTAGGTGGGGTAGGGGTGGTTTGGGGGTGGGGATGGATGAGGTGGGTGGAGGTTGGTGAGGATGAGGAATAGTGTGAGGAATGTCgaaaaggagttttgaaaaatgatttcctttcttttgatagggaaaacatttagagaaaaatgagttaatgagtaaaaatattttttaaaacatttaagctaaccaaacatgagaaaatcaggggaaaaaaaattctttcgtACCTAACACACCCTTAAGATGACCGAGTTTTACTTCCCGCAACTCTGCGTATGAAGATGTGGAAGTGCCTCCGGATGACTTCAACCTTTGATTTGCGCTTTGCAGTAAGAGGATGGCGGTAACAAATTAAAGAGCTTGTGGAGCGAGCGTGCATGGCTTGTTGTACTTTGACTAGTCATTATATCTTCTATCTTAGCTAGCGTTTaaacataaatttttaaatttattcaaaaaaatctaattttggtgaagtttggtttgaaaatgaaaatgtgtttggacatctattttgggtgaagtttgatttaaaaaaatatgaaacatgacttatactcacaagttctaaaaactatcacaaatacccaatagtatcattatcaataacatttattgtattatcgcaaaccatagtcctgaacataaataaatttgatgcaaatttatcatttttataatgaactacatgatacactattagatgaccgagaagacgaatcaacatcgttacaaaataataaatggtgggctcttttataaaatacaaaagttgggggcaatttttaaaaatataataataatattttggcCCAAAAGCTGGTTTTGAGATTTAGGATTTGGCCAAAATGTAGGTAAAATCTATgaccaaacatgtgtttgccaaataaaattcaagtttattttaaaaaaatctatAGTCAAACGCGCCATTAGTTTCAAGTTCTAAATACGCAagtgataacatcaaaatctaagTCTGAATTTGAGTTGGAGGTCAACAAAATACGCCATCCACCACAAAACTTTAATAGATCGTGCCGTCAATACTCAATAGGGGTAAAACTTCGACCATAATTAAGTAGACTACTTCTAAAATCGATCCAACTTTTCATAGGACaagtttttttttctcctttgACGTATAAAGGATATGTACTGGTGCTATTTGGTTGAGGTTAATATATCCTTGTGTCATTTCATAAGCCATTCATCTTTACGCCATGAAATCTTCTTCTTTCACCATGTTACATTTTTTCTTATTAATCTTAGCCAAACTTTGGTGTTattaatttttagaaatcttAAAGCGAACATCGGCTTCTCTAGGGAAACCATATTTCGGTTTTTGAGCAAATGTGACTACAGAATGTCGTAATTCTTTGCTAAAAATTATAAGTATGATTGTTAGAATAAGCCTTCAGAAAGCTTACACTAAAAAGTACTATATGAGATCATAAAGTTGAGTCGAGAAATTTTTTAATCGAATAATAAGACCATTTTTgcacatttaaataattgaatttTCACTAATATATAAGATAATCTTAAGATAAGTTGACAAGAAAGTGGGACACGGATCAAATGTGGAAGCGTTTGTGCACGATACGTTATAATATCAGCAAGTTGGCATTTGTGTATAAGTACAGTCGAGATATACACTAATATTTCCCAGATAAATAACTAAATTTTACGTTGAGAATTAAAATAAACTAGAAAATTGACTATTGAGCTTCGTCATGACGTGATCGTGCTGTCACCTGATTCCCATTGCACCATTTTGACTTTTTCTTACAATACTCTATCTTATACAGTAGTAGTATAGAAACGTGTCCAAGGTCAGCAATATAATTAATAACACAATCGAACATTAGAAAGATGAGCAGGGGCGAAGCTATGTTGGCCCAAAGGCGATCAAATGACCATCGTTCGCTGAAAAGTTATACtacgtataaggtaaaatattgtttgttattgattaaaaatagact
Proteins encoded in this window:
- the LOC107771116 gene encoding DEAD-box ATP-dependent RNA helicase 16 isoform X2, which codes for MNLAPTALILVPTRELCQQVCSEANSLIELCRVQLRLVQLTSSMSVSELRTTLAGPPEIVVSTPACIQTCLKNGIIQAKAVQDSLSILILDEADLLLSYGYEDDLKALTSHVPRRCQCLLMSATSSSDVEKLKKLILHNPYILTLPEVGDTKDDIIPKNVQQFYISCAARDKLVHILALLKLELVQKKVLIFTNSIDMSFRLKLFFEQFGIKSAVLNAELPQSSRLHILEEFNAGLFDYLIATDESQSDGKEQVDDQNGSERKKSKKHRKHKLDAEFGVVRGIDFKNVYTVINFEMPQTAAGYVHRIGRTGRAYNTGASVSLVSAEETEIFEEIKSLLGENDDKVSQFIAPFPLLSKNAVESLRYRAEDVARSVTKIAVRESRAQDLRNEILNSEKLKAHFQDNPKDLDLLKHDKMLSKKAPAPHLRDVPDYLVDPTTQEASKIVKLARAAMGNTNASRGKGSKGRFKKSRDPLKTFSAEAPKRAGKGGMKRKAKDADNGHKYKKKHSS
- the LOC107771116 gene encoding DEAD-box ATP-dependent RNA helicase 16 isoform X1, which translates into the protein MNKVEERAEEEEEEQSFEELGVDPRLIRALTKKSILKPTPIQRVAIPLILEGKDVVARAKTGSGKTFAYLLPLLQKLFTTQSPSNMNLAPTALILVPTRELCQQVCSEANSLIELCRVQLRLVQLTSSMSVSELRTTLAGPPEIVVSTPACIQTCLKNGIIQAKAVQDSLSILILDEADLLLSYGYEDDLKALTSHVPRRCQCLLMSATSSSDVEKLKKLILHNPYILTLPEVGDTKDDIIPKNVQQFYISCAARDKLVHILALLKLELVQKKVLIFTNSIDMSFRLKLFFEQFGIKSAVLNAELPQSSRLHILEEFNAGLFDYLIATDESQSDGKEQVDDQNGSERKKSKKHRKHKLDAEFGVVRGIDFKNVYTVINFEMPQTAAGYVHRIGRTGRAYNTGASVSLVSAEETEIFEEIKSLLGENDDKVSQFIAPFPLLSKNAVESLRYRAEDVARSVTKIAVRESRAQDLRNEILNSEKLKAHFQDNPKDLDLLKHDKMLSKKAPAPHLRDVPDYLVDPTTQEASKIVKLARAAMGNTNASRGKGSKGRFKKSRDPLKTFSAEAPKRAGKGGMKRKAKDADNGHKYKKKHSS